From a single Nicotiana tabacum cultivar K326 chromosome 8, ASM71507v2, whole genome shotgun sequence genomic region:
- the LOC107812984 gene encoding RNA-binding protein BRN1-like isoform X1 has translation MAEEERAREKIEESVKLFVGQVPKDITEEELMAMFKEFALIDEVNIIKDKATRASRGCCFVICPSREEADKAVTACHNKKTLPGASSPLQVKYADGELERLEHKLFVGMLPKNVSDPEVSSLFSQYGTITDLQILRGSQQTSRGYAFLKYEKKEQATAAIEALNGKHTIEGSTVPLVVKWADTERERQARRAQKALSQASNASNSGQHPSLYGALSMGYMPPYNGYGYQAHGTYALMQYRLRGVAPGLTPGFTPRNYAMSPGSYLASAYRPVQGLQYPMHYPGGVTGSLPPYTANRHSAASSSVSSNTGGQVEGPPGANLFIYHIPQEFGDEELANAFQPFGVVLSAKVFVDKATGVSKCFGFVSYDSPDAAQTAIKMMNGFQLDGKKLKVQLKRDNKQNKFIDIKGGVWKEADSLHQ, from the exons ATGGCGGAGGAAGAGAGGGCGCGTGAAAAAATCGAGGAGAGCGTGAAGTTGTTCGTAGGTCAAGTGCCAAAGGACATAACCGAAGAAGAGCTCATGGCGATGTTCAAAGAGTTCGCACTTATTGACGAAGTCAACATCATCAAAGACAAGGCCACACGCGCTTCTCGAG GATGTTGTTTTGTGATTTGTCCTTCGAGAGAAGAAGCGGACAAGGCTGTAACTGCTTGTCACAATAAGAAGACGCTTCCTGGG GCTTCTAGTCCGTTGCAAGTGAAGTATGCTGATGGCGAGTTGGAAAGACTAG AGCACAAACTTTTTGTGGGTATGCTGCCAAAGAATGTTTCTGACCCCGAAGTCTCCTCCTTATTCTCTCAATATGGGACCATTACAGATTTGCAAATTCTCAGAGGTTCTCAGCAAACTAGTAGAG GATATGCTTTTCTGAAGTATGAGAAAAAAGAACAAGCAACTGCAGCAATAGAGGCCCTTAATGGAAAGCATACCATCGAG GGTTCAACTGTCCCTTTGGTAGTCAAGTGGGCAGATACAGAAAGGGAAAGGCAAGCTAGGAGGGCTCAGAAAGCTTTATCTCAGGCATCTAATGCTTCCAACTCTGGACAGCATCCATCTTTGTATGGAGCTCTATCCATGGGTTATATGCCACCATATAATGGTTATGGTTATCAG GCTCATGGGACATATGCGCTCATGCAGTACCGTCTACGGGGAGTTGCACCTGGTCTAACACCTGGATTTACCCCAAGAAATTATGCCATGTCACCTGGAAGTTACCTGGCATCTGCTTACAGGCCTGTACAAGGGCTTCAATATCCCATGCACTATCCTGGAGGCGTTACTGGTTCTCTACCTCCTTATACTGCAAACAGGCATTCTGCAGCATCTTCAAGTGTCAGTTCAAATACAGGGGGTCAAGTTGAAG GTCCACCTGGTGCTAATTTATTTATTTACCACATTCCTCAAGAATTTGGTGATGAAGAGCTTGCAAATGCATTTCAACCGTTTGGTGTGGTCTTGAGTGCCAAAGTTTTTGTGGACAAAGCTACTGGTGTTAGTAAATGTTTTG GATTTGTAAGTTACGACTCTCCAGACGCTGCACAAACCGCAatcaaaatgatgaatggtttcCAACTAGATGGGAAAAAGTTGAAGGTTCAGCTTAAAAGAGATAATAAACAGAACAAATTTATTGATATAAAAGGCGGGGTATGGAAGGAAGCTGATTCTTTGCATCAGTGA
- the LOC107812984 gene encoding RNA-binding protein BRN1-like isoform X2 produces the protein MAEEERAREKIEESVKLFVGQVPKDITEEELMAMFKEFALIDEVNIIKDKATRASRGCCFVICPSREEADKAVTACHNKKTLPGASSPLQVKYADGELERLEHKLFVGMLPKNVSDPEVSSLFSQYGTITDLQILRGSQQTSRGYAFLKYEKKEQATAAIEALNGKHTIEAHGTYALMQYRLRGVAPGLTPGFTPRNYAMSPGSYLASAYRPVQGLQYPMHYPGGVTGSLPPYTANRHSAASSSVSSNTGGQVEGPPGANLFIYHIPQEFGDEELANAFQPFGVVLSAKVFVDKATGVSKCFGFVSYDSPDAAQTAIKMMNGFQLDGKKLKVQLKRDNKQNKFIDIKGGVWKEADSLHQ, from the exons ATGGCGGAGGAAGAGAGGGCGCGTGAAAAAATCGAGGAGAGCGTGAAGTTGTTCGTAGGTCAAGTGCCAAAGGACATAACCGAAGAAGAGCTCATGGCGATGTTCAAAGAGTTCGCACTTATTGACGAAGTCAACATCATCAAAGACAAGGCCACACGCGCTTCTCGAG GATGTTGTTTTGTGATTTGTCCTTCGAGAGAAGAAGCGGACAAGGCTGTAACTGCTTGTCACAATAAGAAGACGCTTCCTGGG GCTTCTAGTCCGTTGCAAGTGAAGTATGCTGATGGCGAGTTGGAAAGACTAG AGCACAAACTTTTTGTGGGTATGCTGCCAAAGAATGTTTCTGACCCCGAAGTCTCCTCCTTATTCTCTCAATATGGGACCATTACAGATTTGCAAATTCTCAGAGGTTCTCAGCAAACTAGTAGAG GATATGCTTTTCTGAAGTATGAGAAAAAAGAACAAGCAACTGCAGCAATAGAGGCCCTTAATGGAAAGCATACCATCGAG GCTCATGGGACATATGCGCTCATGCAGTACCGTCTACGGGGAGTTGCACCTGGTCTAACACCTGGATTTACCCCAAGAAATTATGCCATGTCACCTGGAAGTTACCTGGCATCTGCTTACAGGCCTGTACAAGGGCTTCAATATCCCATGCACTATCCTGGAGGCGTTACTGGTTCTCTACCTCCTTATACTGCAAACAGGCATTCTGCAGCATCTTCAAGTGTCAGTTCAAATACAGGGGGTCAAGTTGAAG GTCCACCTGGTGCTAATTTATTTATTTACCACATTCCTCAAGAATTTGGTGATGAAGAGCTTGCAAATGCATTTCAACCGTTTGGTGTGGTCTTGAGTGCCAAAGTTTTTGTGGACAAAGCTACTGGTGTTAGTAAATGTTTTG GATTTGTAAGTTACGACTCTCCAGACGCTGCACAAACCGCAatcaaaatgatgaatggtttcCAACTAGATGGGAAAAAGTTGAAGGTTCAGCTTAAAAGAGATAATAAACAGAACAAATTTATTGATATAAAAGGCGGGGTATGGAAGGAAGCTGATTCTTTGCATCAGTGA